A stretch of DNA from Oreochromis aureus strain Israel breed Guangdong linkage group 23, ZZ_aureus, whole genome shotgun sequence:
TTCAAGGTTAAGGAAGAGCAGGTTATTTTtgctaaacaaaacaaatgaagtgGTCTTATTGTGATGGGAAGACCTGCTTTAAACCAGAATGTCAACAACAAACAGCTACAACAAGAGCAGCATAGACTTTTGAAAAATCGTGTTCCTAATTAACCTTCAAGCTCATCAGGCACAATCAATATAGAGTGTAGCCTTTTTTCCTAATTGAGATGAAGTAATTATCAGACTGTATTCATCTCATTAATGAAACAATGTTCCAATATGCCTGCAGCAAAACTGTTAATTGAGTTCTATTTTCTGAGACAGGCAGCCTCTCCTTGTGTCCATGGCCACAAAGCATCAAATGTGGGTTGGGGCCTTTGTGCTCGTCTCTGTGCAGACACAGGAACAGGCTGTGGACTGGTGGAGCGTGGTAGTGCTCTCCCCCCACAGACACTTCCCCTCCCCACTGCCTATTCTCCCATCAGAGAGGAGGCAAGAGTTGGTAATACAGCTGACTTCAGCAGATCATCCCGTCCCAGTGTGTTATTTCACGGTTTCAGTGGTTAAGTACTCCCTGTTGAGTAAGATATAGCAAGGCAATTATTCTGTAATTATGGAGCCAAAAGACGAGAAATAGAGTCAAGAGTTACTGGGCTCATGTAAATCACTGTAACGGATCTAAAAAGGGTGCAAAAACAGGCTGGATTGTCCACAAGTACAGTCCAGACCATAAGTATGTGGACAGTTACATTTTTCCCTCCTCCAAATCAAGTTGGAGTCAGGTGAAATGACAGAGTTCTCTACTAAAACATTTAGTAGCTAAGGATCCAGTTATTTCTGAATCTCTCTTGTATGGGTTAACATAAAAGCTCATACGTATTTCTATCCAATATCCATACTATCCCTGATCCAATAGAATGAAGGTACATAAAGCATACAGAGTATTTGAAACTGTATGCTGATAGATTCTGCAAAACATTTGGCTGCGAAACTCTCAAATATCTAATTTAACGCAAATTCCTATTAATGCGACTGTGAATGTCACTACACTCTCCTCATCACCCAACCCACCCATTGCAGTTGATATCTGCTCCTCtccgagcctggttctgctggaggtttcttcctgttaaaaaggtttttcctttccactgtcgccaaattTAGCTCGTGGGGTCTCATCCATTCATATGTCTGTAAAACTATACTGATGCAGAACAGCAGACAGAGGTGACTGTTGTCAGGtcacactatataaataaaactgaactgattcATTCACCTGGCGAGTATCCCCAGATAGTAATCCAGCTGTTAATGCAGTCAAATAGCTGCTCCAGGATACCAGTTTCTAAATATGCaattagggggaaaaaaaatcgcTTCTACGCCAGAAGTGGAGAGTGGAAAGTTAGTATTATCCACTCATCCACAATACCCACATTACCAAAGAATACAGTTGAAAAACCATGGAAAAATCCTTTATATACACAAGTATTAAGTGAATTTAGGTGaaccttgattttttttcttcttttttttgcttactGACTGCAAACAATTTTAATCTCAACTGTTCTATGCCCCTGAATGCATGATCCTAAAATGAAGCATATCATTTTCTAGACATAAATTTTAATAGATTTGAATTCTGAAACTTGAATCTTAAACTCGTGTAAATATcaattttaatgaaataatcCGCGTCTCCAGTATTAATACACAGAGTATTAATACACAGTTAACTTTCAGTCTGCATTTTTGCGGCTTTCTTTCCTGGCTTGAAATTGGTTACATTTCATTAATACAGCAGCTCCTTTCTAGCTTTACCGTCCAAAGTCCATAAACATTTACACAGAGCTTTTCCTATTCAAGACACTCATACTGCTGAtgtgtctgcagcagctgtgccGCTTTCAACTTgtgttatttgtttaatatctTCATGTTATTATAATGCTATAGTTTTATCTTCCTTTGCAAAAATCCCTCACTCTGCTGTCAGTGTCAGACACACAGCCAACACCCCTTTCATATGAACGTGCTCATAGCTTGGATCGAGTTTATCACCACCTTTGTGTTACTGCTTATAGCTTGATTGCCAGTGTTACAGTATGTGAAATCGTGAAGTCGTTTCATACTACACAACTCTGGTCTAAATGTGGCTCTGGTTTCAGGACTGCTGACTGGGACTGTATCATTTGGTTAAAGTCACATAAAACAAGtaaatcactttttaaaagcCAACCAAACTTGTTCACAAAATTCACCacacaaacttgcagttatttGTTTATATTCAGAGTGTTACTGTGGAGAGTGGAAAACAACAGTAATCATAGAAGCAATAcgccaaaataaaagaaaagtgaatgTGGGATCAGaggaaaaataatattaaagaaatgttctgtacattaatataaAGGCACTATCAGTTTCTTCCTGCTTGCAGTAATACTGTACTCAAACATTCCAGCTGTTAGTCATTAGTACCTTTCTCCTACTCCAGGTTGTCCTTTCagactaaaacaaacaaaagaacagcAGCTGTCTTTTAAGAAAAAACATGCACATTAATATCTGTGATAAATCACTGAAATAATGTGTGAAACATGTAAAAATTGAGAAGATCTCAGTGGAATAAAAAAATTACCAGTCACGCACCAAAGGATGCAATGGTCCaatctgttttcttttgctACAACTTGGTCCAAAAACATGTTAACACAGCATGTAGGAATGTAGCCGTGACCATCTGCACTTTGTAAACAAGTGCTGGTTCACTGGAATTTCGTGTATGATtgataaaaatacataaaccaTGTCAACTGatatcttttctctttttttaaacaatgttttGAAGCTGCTGAAGTAGTTGAGGTttcctgcttttattttgaaagtccacccaaacatcaaactttgtaaaaaaaacctTCTTGTCCTTAAGGTTTGggaaattctttctcacagtatAGACTGATACCTTAGTTTTCTCAACAGCTGCACTAGCAATAAAAAAGTAGAAATTCCACCATAGTGTCTGAAAGGATTTCCCAACTAGACCCAGTGAAACCAGCAGGGCTTAATGTCCTGTAATTTCCCAGTGTACACGACTTGTCCCTGTGCAGCTTAGTTAATGCTTTTCTGTTGACACTTTTAGTTCACTTTGGGGTAGATCTTTTCATAGAAGAAGCTCTGTGCAAGGACAAAGAGTTCTCCGTCTTTTTCCCTGACGGCGTGGGCACGCACAAACTGAAACTGTTCAAGTGCAAACTCGTAAAATTCATTTTCGATTTTCCAGATGTTTGATTGCTGCAACTTGGCTATTGTCTCTTTGGTGGGGggcttcttctctgtggtcttccttaGGTGGGATTTCTTTCCTGGAGGAACATAAGAAGGCTTAATGATTCCAGGTAACATGTTTGGGACTGCTCTACTAAAAAACACATTCTGTCAGCTAAGTGCAAATTGATACCAGGAAAAGGATTCGTCATATAAACTTAACTCCAGTACTGACAGGGCTCGTTTTAAGGGCATCACAGCCACAAATAAGAAGTAACAGTAtgaatttgtgttttgttgctaCCTGATCTGTAGAGATCTGTGGCTCCCTTAAAGAAGCGTGGGAGTGCTGCCTCCAAGATCATGATGAAGTCCTCGAGTTCCTCCGTTACTCCCACTAAGAGGTACTCGTTTACCAGGTTGTATTTGGCCTGTTCCAGAGCCCATCTACTGCCCGCGTTCCTGCACAAGAAACAGAGATCACAGTGTGAGTGAGTTTAATTTGGATCACCTCATCTGGAGGCCAGGCTTTTCTTCTGTTACTTATCTACATCTTTGACATCACTGCACAATACTCTCTAGCAATAGGTGGGTATTATGCAAAGACTGAGCAGCTTTCTTGAATTCTGCCGTTCTTATTTTCATGCTAGCGCTCTTCCTGCAAACTCTAAATTTTCTCAGTGATGAGCAAAGCTGTTGTTGCATTTAAGGAGCACAATGTCCAGAAATGCTGatcatgaaaagaaaatgactaCATGAAAGGAAAAATGTCAAACTGTATGCATTAGTAACAAGGCTGGTTACTGTAATCACACTCATTCACTGTTTAATTcctaataatgaaaataaatgatacggtttatttgaaaataatcaaaataatGTCCAAAGGGAATTCAAAGTCATTTCCAAACTGTacacaagttttttttcttctttttataacAGAAGAGTAATTATGATTTGAGAGGTATTTCTAATTTCACTGTACACAAAGCTAAAAAATACATATTCCTACTGTTGAGGTGAAATTTTAGAATAAtgctgacaaaaaacaaaaatctgtctTTGGCTTTCAAAAGACATTTGAGGGTTACAAGGATGAAtgactgttgtttttcttcttttggagGATAGGGAGGCTTTAATGAGAAGAACCTAGGTTGGACATATATAAAACACTGCTTCTGCCAGAGGCTGTTCAGTCACTAATGAGTCTGAGTACACAGATTTTGGACTATATATCTATGTGCTGTTTACATCGTCTGTGTAATATGTGATtagtgaagagaaaaaaaaaaaaaacagaactatACCACATCCTCATCGCTGCTTACAAACAACAGATGGAGCCTTTTCTTTCACTCAGcttggagaaagaaaaaaatttcaCACTGCGACTGATTCAAAACAGTCATCTAACATTTTATAACAGACACTGACAGTGAATTACACTTTAGTAAATAGTTAATAGAATCTTAATGTAATTAAGATGTAATGACACTCCTCCATGACTCACTACCTTATTCCTGTTGGAGgcgtttgtgtgtcccaggggcTATCTCTGGGTGAGGGCGCAGACAAATAGCGATTCAAAAACCCCTGTGAATGAAAGATCTAGGGAACAGTTCACcgtgcccgggatagggttaccaggGATGAGTATTTCAGTACCCCTTCAGCTTGCTGCCTCTACGTTGGAGTTTTTCCAAGTGAACAAGAGGGTTTGGTTCCCTGAgcctgtttcctgttgtttgccCTCATGCGCCGAACGACAGTTCAGAATACCGGACCGTCTTGGTATCCCTGGGTGGAGTGCTTCAGGGTGTTCCACCTGGGGGCTCCGTCGTCTCACTTGGAGACTTTAACGCTCATGTCAACAACgacagtgagacctggaggggtgtgaagggaggaacggcctcccagATCTGAACCCTAGCGtatccataagtgcacgtggcatcACGACACCCTAGGCTGCAGGTCTATCATCGATTTTGTAATTGTATCATCAAATCTGCAGCAATATGTTCTGGAATGGATCTTTAAAAAGAGGAAACTGGACAGTGTGCTCCAACTGTAgagggatcacactcctcagcctccccaGGAAaatctatgccagggtgctggaaaggagagtctgTCCGTTAGctgaacctcggatacaggaggaaataTGCGGTTTGCGTCCTTTTCACAGAACattggaccagctctttatcctctcgagaaTACTTGAGTCTTCTGTGGAAAGTGCCTCGGGAGTATAGGGCTTCTGGCCCGTTGCTACGAGCCATTTGATccttgcaagagcttggtccgcatAGCTGGCAATAAGTTGgactctccgtgaatcgctaccttatcgtggtggaggggtttgtgtgtcacagggatcccaggggctatgttgtctgggggcttttgctccctggtagggtctcccatggcaaattggtcctgggtgagggaccagacaaagagcgattcagaagacccgtatgaaaagaacatcgagggaacagtttaccctgcccgggatagggttaccgggccccgccctggagccaggcccgggagggtgcccgagggcggcgtctggtggccgggccttagtccatggggcccggcgggcacagcccgaagaggagacatgggcccatcctcccgcaggcccaccacccgcagggaggcgccataggggtcgggtgcaatgtgtgtcgggcggcggccaggagcggaggccctggcggaccgatcccggctgccaagactggcaatagggacatggaatgtcacctctctggtggggaaggagcctgagttagtgcgtgaggttgagaagtaccggctagatatagtcgggctcacctcacgcatggcttgggctctggaactagtctcctggagaggggctggactctgtctcagtctggagttgcccctggtgagaggcggcgggctggggtgggtattctaatatccccggcttgctgccggtgcgttggggtttttcccagtggatgagagggtttgttccctgcgcctcagggtcgggaacgggtcctgactgtcatctgcgcttatgcgcccgagtagcagttcagagtacccagccttcttagagtccctgggggtgctggaaggtgccccacctggagactctgttgtcctactgggagacttcaatgctcacgtgggtaacgacagcgagacctggaggggcgtgattgggaggaacggcctccctgatctgaacccgagtggtgtttttgttattggacttctgtgcaaatcacagtttggccataacgaacaccttgttcgaacataagagtgtccataagtgcacgtggcaccaggatgctctaggccgcaggtcgatgatcgattttgtaatcgtatcaccagacttgcgaccatatgttctggacactcgggtaagagagaggctgagctgtcaactgatcaccacctggtggtgagttggatcaggtggcggggaggacgctggacagacccggtgcacctaaacgccgtggtgagggtgtgctgggaacgtctagcagaggccccagtccgcgagatcttcaacgcacacctcggcagagcttcaacaacattccgagggagacggggacattgagtccgaatggaccatgttcagcgtctccattgccgggctgctgcattgagctgcggccgcaaggtggttggtgcctgccgtggtggtaatccccgaaccaaatggtggacaccagaggtgaagggagccaccaggctgaagaaggagtcctatcgggcttggttagcctgtgggactccagaggcagctgacaggtatcgacaggccaagcggaatgcggctcgggcagtggctgaagcaaaaacttcgggtgtgggaggagttcgagaggccatggaaaaagactttcggactgcctcgaagagattctggcaaaccgtcaggcgtctcaggaggggaaagcggtgctctacctgcactgtgtatagtgctggcggtgcgctgctgacgtcgactgagaaaattgtcaggcggtggaaggaatactgaggacctccttaatcccactgacacgccttccgaggaggaagcagagtctggggatgagggaatgacccgccaatttctggggtcgaggtcactgaggcagttaaacaactcctcggtggcagagcccctggtgttgatgaggtccgcccgagttcctgaaggctctggacgttgtagggctgtcctggttgacacgcctctacaatgttgcgtggagatcaggggcagtaccctggactggcagaccggggtggtggtccccatctttagagggagaccggagggtgtgttccaactacaggggatcacactcctcagcctccctgggaaagtctatgccagggtgctggaaaggagagttcgtccgttagtcgaacctcggatacaggaggaacaatgcggttttcgtcctggtcgcgcggaacactggaccagctctttatcctctcgaggatacttgagggtgcatgggagtttgcccaaccagtctacatgtgttttgtggacttggagaaggcattcgaccgtgtccctcgggtgtcctgtgggaggtgttgcgggagtatggggtgtctggcccactgctacgggccattcgatccctatacaaccgttgtaagagtttggttcgcattgccggcaataagtcggacttgtttccggtgagtgatgggctccgccagggctgccctttatcaccgattctgttcataattttatggacaggatttctaaagcgcagccaagtggcggagggcttccacttggtggcctcagaatctcatctctgcttttgggatgatgtggttctgatggcttcatcggtgggggcctccagctcgcactggaacggttcgcagccgagtgtgaagcagcaggaatgaggatcagcacctccaaatctgaggccatggttctcagccggaaaagggtggagtgcccactccgggtcggggatgagttcctgccccaagtggaggagttcaagtatctcggggtcttgttcgcgagtgatgggagaaggggccggagatcgacagacggattggtgctgcggctgcagtgatgcggacgctgcaccggtccgtcgtggtgaagagggagctgagtgtaaaagcgaagctctcaatttaccggtcgatctcgtcccgaccctcacctatggccacgagctgtgggtagtgaccgaaagaacgagatcgcgcggatacaagcggcagaaatgagcttcctccgaagggtggctggcctctcccttagagatagggtgagaagttcggccatccgggaggggctcagagtagagccgctgctcctccacatcgaaaggagccagttgaggtggttcgggcatctgacaaggatgcccctgggcgcctcctgggtgaggtgttcgggcatgtcccaccgggaggcccagggcagacccaggacgcgctggagagattatatctcggctggcctgggaacgccttggtgttcccccggatgagctggaggaggtggctggggagagggaggtctgggcttctctgcttaggctgctgcccccgcgacccgacttcggataaagcggatgaggatggatggatggatggatggatcgtTCCCAAGTGGGTGTTGGACTCCGCCTTTGTCACCGATGCTTTTCATAATTTGTAggggacagaatttctaggcgtagccaagtggtggaaggctttcacttgggcaatctcagaatctcatctctgcttttcgcagatgatgtggttctgatggcttcgtcaggtggtggcctccagctcgcactgaaGCGGTtcgcagctgagtgtgaagcagtAGGAACCGCTTTCAGCAACTCCAAGTCTGAAGCCAGGGTCCTCTGAAGCCAAAAAAGCATGGAGTGCCCATTCAGGGTCAGCGTTTCTGCCCCAAGTGGAAAACtgtaagtatctcggggtcttgttcacaagtgatGGGAGAGGGTGATCGACAGACGGACTggagtgatgcggacgctgtaccggtccgtcgtggtgaagagagagctgagcataaAGGCAAAGCTCTttatttaccggtcgatctacatccctaccctcaTCTACGGTCACGAGctttgggtagtgaccgaaagaacgcgATCATggatacaagtggcagaaattCGCTTTCCTCAAAGGGTGGCTGGTGTCTCCCGTGGAGAGTAGAGCCGCTACTCATCAActttgaaaggagccagttgaggtggtatgggcatctgacaaggatgcctactgggtgaggtgttctgaggagggaggaggccccggggcagacccggGACATGTTGATGaaattatatctcttggctgacTTAGGAATGCCTTGGTGATCCCTCGGACacgctggaggaggtggccgaGGGCATTCTAGGCTTCTcagcttaggctgctgccctcGTGACTCAGCCCCAGATAAGCGGAAGgaaatggatagatggatgtaACGACAATGATCCATGAATTgtataagtggaagaaaattgatattatgttattatgtttttgcttttttaattcCTGTGAACATTGTTTATTTTAACCCAAAACCTAATCTTATGCTAAACCTGATCAAGTTTTGTTTCCTGAGAGTGAATAAAACAGACCAGAGTCAGCACCGAGTGAAACAGGATATCAGTGAACATCAACAGACAAAAGCTGGAAAATCTGAACTTCCCAAGCAACGAGGACAAGACGAAGACCTAAAGACTGAACTACTGGTATACACAGCAGTAACACCTCTTATCAAGACATTTACTGCATTCTGACGATTCTACACCTAATTCTCTACATTTATTCGTATTTCCCATTTTGTCCCTTCGAAACGACTTCTGCTCTGCACCCCTGCTGCATCCTGTTGATGCTAAGCTAGCAGCCAAAACAGGAGTTCTAGCAGTTCAGAGAAAGAGAATGATCGGGTTGTCAGGTGCAGCCCCACTCACCAGCACTCTGAATGGTGACCACAGAAAAAAGGGATCTGCAACCAGAGTTTCTCTGGAGCACAGTCAGACCCACCTGATGACACACACTCATCAAAAGTCTGAAACACAATGGAAACACTTGTTATTGTATTATCCAGACAAAAAACAGGTCAAGCAACACAATGTGTGTTTGAAAAGGATGCAAGCTATAAAAGAAGCACCTTCTTGTCTCCTTGTTTCCTTCGTCGAAGGCCTGGTCTGTAATCATCTCCAAAGCGTAAAAAATAGTAGTACGACACAAGGCGCTCTATGGGATCACGCACCACATTGATGTACAGTGGTTTACGTTTCACGCCATAtctgaacaaaaagaaaagggagggCACATTCTTTAAAATCTTTTCAGACTTAATTTACActtcactgcagcagcacaTGAAGCTGTGCTGCTGAATTTTATTGCATTCAAAAAGCAGATTCTCCCTAGTGAAAGCATGGAGCAGCATCAGGGAGTGAGAGTGCAAGTTAACCGAATCTCTCTCACTGAGAAACACTTAGACCATTAGAATAATTACCTGTGATCACAGAGATGATAGTGTCAGGGGAGATAAGGACAACAATGCCATTAATCAACACTAAAGCACATGTTAGCGATCAATACGTGACCTCCCTTTATCTGCTCTGCTGGCTGTTTGTAACTAATCTGGATATTAATGGTATTACAGGAAATGAAGGGCCTTACTTTGAGAAGTCCAGATAAGCTACATGGCCGTGGTAGAAGCCGGGCTTCATCTCTCTCCACGAGGTGACGTTCCTGACAAAGCGCACCTGGAGACAAAGATAATGGAAACTAATTACGGATTCGCGGGGAAACGGAGCCACAACAGAAATGTTTGTGCTACATGTTGCTACAAACTTTACTCAGCTACAGCGCAGAGTTCAAATACAGCAATCCAAAAGAAGTACATGCCTGTCACTTCTTCATCTGTTTTCAAGCAAAAGCTCTGAACAAGCTGCAGATTTTGAGCACTTGAATTTCACATACAGCTCCAGTCACTAAAACATCCTTGACAGAGTGCTTCCTCTTACACTGTCACTGAATGTACAGAATATTTATCCATGCATGTTTTTGGTGTGGATGAGTCACAAAAGCTGCCACTTaaggagaagaagttcaaagtagaatgtcaaagtaaaaacaagCGTTAAGTAGCTAatgtccatccattttctaaacCACTTATCCAATTTAGAGGGCTTGAGCCTAACCCAGCTGTCACAGAGGCAGGATACACACCGAACAGGTCGTCTGTCAGTCCGCTGAACGGCTAACATGGAGAGACACAATCACTGATCTAACATGCGTGTCTTCAGCTTGTGGGAGGAAACTGGAGTACAGAAATTCTTTATCACAAAGATAATACTCGTTTCATTTTTGTAGTAATGGTGTAAACATCACAACATGATAACATAATGATGTAAAACTCTGAGattacttaaaatgtgtttatgtaAGCTTGAAAAGAAGGTCTTACTTAAAGAAGGCACAGAATCtggtaactttaaaaaaaattctttcaATCAAATTCTGGCACCAACTTCTGTATAAAAGGTTCCTTAAGCTGTAACATTCTGTTCAAACAGCGTTCGGATGAAATAAAGATGATTTAATTGTGTGTCTACTAAAGGCTTCTAAGGAAACTGCACATGGAGCACTAAAACACTGGAAAGTGGATCAGGTGGAACCAAAGCACAATATGAAGGAACATAAGTGATCATCAAAACTACCATCACTGAAATTACTTCATAGATTCAGAATTTtctaaataaagaacaaaagccTCTAAATAGAAAGAATACTGTCAAAGAAAGGCCGTTTACATGCTGCGAGAGGACGAGCAGCATCTGTGACTGAATGCTGAGGAGAGCAAACAAGGCCAAAAACTTTAAGAGGGTTCAGAAAGACAGATTTAGATGTGAACAAAACTTTATTACAGAAAAGTGAAATGTAAGGACACATACAGAAGAGAGAATTATACCACAGCATATCAAGCCCAaagggaaacagggtgatgggAATATTGAAATCTTCTGGAATAACATTGGTTCTTGAATGCTGCagtcaggaaaacaaaacagaagcaaaCAAACACTAAGCTAATCTGAAGTTCAATGACTTTTTGTACCCAAGGCACAACACAAGACCTCATTCATATTTGCAATCATATCTACTTGTATGAACACAATAGTATTCAGTATACAACAGCCCACAGTTGGATTTTTAAAACCAAGCATGACAGAAAGACTGCAAACATACTGGTGATGCAGACGGTGATGTGCTGAATCAGAATATGTAAATACTCTCATCATATAACGCATCACTTACAAATCTATTTCATCACAGACACCAAAACTAGCAGTGTTGATAGTTATAAACCAAATCAAACCTAATAAAAACAAAGTCTAATGTGTATTACACCATCTCCCTATCACATCCACCACCTTCAGAGCAGAGAGAAGAGAACTGGACTATGGGTTGATATCAGGTTAAGGAAAGTCATGTTTGCATTATAGATAGTGCTTATTACCTTGAGAGACGAATTACCGTAATGAATTTGAAAATATCTGAGATCAAAAGCACTGAAGAATGTTAGGGTCAGTTGGTTCCATCAATATTTAACTGTATAAATGACCAGGATGTTAGTTTTCTTTCAGATTCTGCGAACATGGGCTCTCCACGAACATACTGGATGCGCAGTGGCAGCTCTCACCTGGCATATCATCACCACCTGCACATATCCACTGCCtggtaatatatttttttattataagaGCTTCATTATAATGCACCaactcaaataaaatacactcacCAAATTGTGGTGACACACATCACTGCAGTAAGAAGAACCAATGATCACCAACCTAAATATGATCCATAGATATTCATGGGGTGCTTTGACCATTTGTGGAATGTGGGTGATAAACATAAAGAGGTTTAGATATGAGGCTGGTGTAGATGGACACATTCCCAGATGGACTGTGATTTTACAAAGTAGAATATGTACCTTTTTaaaatctgccttttttttgCTCAAACTATTTTTGGTTTTTCTGCTCACGCTTAATATGGAGCTCATCCACTCTTTGATTGATGAGGCCCCTTGGACTTGCTTTAGGGCACACCCTTTGAGAACCACCAGTctaaaccagcggtccccaacccccgggccacggaccagtaccgggccgcgagagttgaggctcgggtgtgaaatttatggttttcagggttttt
This window harbors:
- the hs2st1b gene encoding heparan sulfate 2-O-sulfotransferase 1, whose amino-acid sequence is MGILRIMMLPKIQLLAVLAFGVAMLLIENQIQKLDESRAKLERTIARHEVAEVEQRHSEYGGGRELPPIVENDDTVIIYNRVPKTASTSFTNIAYDLCGKNRFHVLHINTTKNNPVMSLQDQVRFVRNVTSWREMKPGFYHGHVAYLDFSKYGVKRKPLYINVVRDPIERLVSYYYFLRFGDDYRPGLRRRKQGDKKTFDECVSSGGSDCAPEKLWLQIPFFCGHHSECWNAGSRWALEQAKYNLVNEYLLVGVTEELEDFIMILEAALPRFFKGATDLYRSGKKSHLRKTTEKKPPTKETIAKLQQSNIWKIENEFYEFALEQFQFVRAHAVREKDGELFVLAQSFFYEKIYPKVN